The Micromonospora sediminicola genome contains a region encoding:
- a CDS encoding cytochrome ubiquinol oxidase subunit I, translating into MDPLLLARLQFATTTSIHFLFVVVTLGLVTLLVGLQTAGHLTGKPVYERLTRFWGQLYVINYVLGIATGIVMEFQFGLNWSGLSRYVGNVFGAPLAIETLVAFFLESTFLGMWIFGWHRLRRGVHLALLWGVALTAYASAFWIMVANAWLQNPVGYEVRDGVAHLTDFGALLTNPTFGMAFGHVVSAGLVTGGLLMAAVSAWHLLRRTPDFALFRTSLRIGLVTAALAVTALQGFGFAQFGPVGQVQPTKFGGGPARDATVADWTARFGPGDWDPPVLSSVGLGFMILIGFALGCVWLLLPLLWRDWIIRLRFPLWLVLLGLPLPFVAVLLGWIAREVGRQPWVAYGLLPTAQAVSPVSPGLMLTSLIGFSLLLGTLAVTNWTLMARHAARGALDPALGRPPAPDTDPDHQPVFA; encoded by the coding sequence ATGGACCCCCTGCTCCTCGCCCGCCTGCAGTTCGCCACCACCACCTCGATCCACTTCCTGTTCGTGGTGGTCACGCTCGGCCTGGTCACCCTCCTGGTCGGGCTGCAGACGGCCGGACACCTGACCGGCAAGCCGGTGTACGAGCGACTGACCCGGTTCTGGGGCCAGCTCTACGTGATCAACTACGTGCTCGGCATCGCCACCGGGATCGTGATGGAGTTCCAGTTCGGGCTGAACTGGAGCGGGCTGTCGCGGTACGTGGGCAACGTGTTCGGCGCGCCGCTGGCCATCGAGACGCTCGTCGCGTTCTTCCTGGAGTCCACGTTCCTCGGCATGTGGATCTTCGGGTGGCACCGGCTCCGGCGCGGCGTGCACCTGGCGCTGCTCTGGGGCGTGGCGCTCACCGCGTACGCCTCGGCGTTCTGGATCATGGTGGCGAACGCCTGGCTCCAGAACCCGGTCGGCTACGAGGTCCGCGACGGCGTCGCCCACCTCACCGACTTCGGCGCACTGCTCACCAACCCCACGTTCGGCATGGCGTTCGGCCACGTCGTCTCGGCCGGCCTGGTCACCGGCGGCCTGCTGATGGCCGCGGTCAGCGCCTGGCACCTGCTCCGGCGTACCCCCGACTTCGCGCTCTTCCGCACCTCGCTGCGGATCGGCCTGGTCACCGCGGCGCTCGCGGTGACCGCTCTCCAGGGCTTCGGCTTCGCCCAGTTCGGCCCGGTCGGGCAGGTCCAGCCCACCAAGTTCGGCGGCGGGCCGGCCCGGGACGCGACGGTGGCCGACTGGACCGCCCGGTTCGGTCCCGGCGACTGGGACCCGCCGGTGCTGTCCAGCGTCGGGCTCGGCTTCATGATCCTGATCGGCTTCGCCCTGGGCTGCGTCTGGCTCCTGCTGCCGCTGCTCTGGCGCGACTGGATCATCCGGCTGCGGTTCCCGCTCTGGTTGGTCCTGCTCGGCCTGCCGCTGCCCTTCGTCGCCGTGCTGCTCGGCTGGATCGCCCGCGAGGTGGGCCGCCAGCCCTGGGTGGCGTACGGGCTGCTGCCCACCGCCCAGGCCGTCTCGCCGGTGTCGCCCGGGCTCATGCTCACCTCGCTGATCGGCTTCAGCCTGCTGCTCGGCACGCTCGCGGTCACCAACTGGACGCTGATGGCCCGGCACGCCGCCCGGGGCGCGCTCGACCCCGCCCTGGGCCGCCCGCCCGCGCCCGACACCGACCCCGACCACCAGCCCGTGTTCGCCTGA
- a CDS encoding PadR family transcriptional regulator: MKAQALHGHLDALLLAVLERGSLHGYAIIEALRARSGGTLDLPTGTIYPALRRLERAGLVDSTWSTVNGRERRTYQLTDAGGRALAGERAGWREFSATVGRFLGADEPPTAPA, encoded by the coding sequence ATGAAGGCGCAGGCGCTGCACGGACACCTGGACGCGCTGCTGCTGGCCGTGCTGGAGCGGGGCTCCCTGCACGGCTACGCGATCATCGAGGCGCTGCGGGCCCGCAGCGGAGGCACCCTCGACCTGCCCACCGGCACGATCTATCCGGCGCTGCGCCGACTGGAGCGGGCCGGGCTGGTGGACAGCACGTGGAGCACCGTCAACGGCCGGGAACGACGCACCTACCAGCTCACCGATGCGGGCGGCCGGGCGCTCGCCGGGGAACGCGCGGGCTGGCGCGAGTTCAGCGCCACCGTCGGCCGGTTCCTCGGCGCCGACGAGCCGCCGACCGCGCCGGCCTGA
- a CDS encoding BlaI/MecI/CopY family transcriptional regulator translates to MTRLGDLERAVMDVLWDSVPGTSDGVTVREVADALDGRELAYTTVMTVLDRLAGKGMVQREREGRAWRYRPAATREAHIAQLMLDALDLGGSRDAALVRFARSVTGTEADVLRAALAAEAGLTDPDRAAGAGRTEPDRAAGARRAGLTDRVEDPRPAGPALDEATDR, encoded by the coding sequence GTGACTCGGCTGGGGGACCTTGAGCGTGCGGTGATGGACGTGCTGTGGGACTCGGTCCCGGGCACGTCGGACGGCGTGACCGTGCGCGAGGTCGCCGACGCCCTCGACGGGCGGGAACTGGCCTACACCACGGTGATGACCGTGCTCGACCGGCTCGCCGGAAAGGGCATGGTGCAGCGCGAGCGGGAGGGGCGGGCCTGGCGCTACCGGCCGGCCGCCACCCGTGAGGCGCACATCGCCCAGCTCATGCTCGACGCCCTCGACCTGGGCGGCAGCCGGGACGCGGCGCTGGTGCGCTTCGCCCGCTCGGTCACCGGCACGGAGGCGGACGTGCTCCGCGCCGCCCTCGCCGCCGAGGCGGGACTCACCGACCCGGATCGAGCCGCCGGAGCCGGGCGCACCGAGCCGGACCGGGCCGCCGGAGCCAGGCGCGCCGGGCTGACCGACCGCGTCGAGGATCCGCGGCCCGCCGGGCCGGCGCTCGACGAGGCGACGGACCGGTAG
- the cydC gene encoding thiol reductant ABC exporter subunit CydC, producing MLRLARPYLGRLLGAGLLAAATEFAGLALMATATWLLMSAAGRPPLDRLTVAIVAVRALAVGRGVFRYTERLAGHDAVLRMITDVRARVFAALAARREGTDRRTGDALSRLVSDVEAAQDLLLRVLVPGSAAALVGLLAVGGAALISPPAAGVLAVGLLVAGVALPALATRLTRRAADEVAPLRGALAVDAVDLTHGAADLAAFGATDAALAAAEGRAGRLARLERRLAAVGFAVDATGVLVGGLTAAAVVVVALRAGVGGVLVGVLAVGTLAAVEVALALVAAARQRTQLRAGLARVADLLTEPAATEPVGVTGPVGVTGPVGVTEPVGAAGPVTGGHDVRFEDVTIRYRAGAAPALAGFDLDLPAGCRVAVVGPSGAGKSTLAAALTGAVRPAAGRVTVGGVPVSEHPADRLPRIVGGLLAEAYVFHATVRENLLLGRPDAGEADLTDAARAAGLLDWVRDQPEGWDTVVGEQGGQLSGGQRQRLALARALLAAPPVLVLDEPTEGLDPAAADAVLDSALAATPAGHSVLLISHRLSGLAGLDEILVLEGGRVVQRGRHEELVARPGWYREQWLRQEAAERGYLALAP from the coding sequence GTGCTGCGTCTGGCCCGGCCCTACCTGGGCCGCCTGCTCGGGGCCGGGCTGCTCGCCGCGGCGACCGAGTTCGCCGGGCTCGCGCTCATGGCGACCGCGACCTGGCTGCTGATGAGCGCCGCCGGCCGGCCGCCGCTGGACCGGCTGACCGTGGCCATCGTCGCGGTGCGGGCGCTCGCGGTCGGCCGGGGCGTGTTCCGCTACACCGAACGGCTCGCCGGGCACGACGCCGTGCTGCGCATGATCACCGACGTCCGGGCCCGGGTCTTCGCCGCGCTCGCCGCCCGGCGCGAGGGCACCGACCGGCGCACCGGTGACGCGCTGAGCCGGCTGGTCTCCGACGTGGAGGCGGCCCAGGACCTGCTGCTGCGCGTGCTCGTGCCGGGATCGGCGGCGGCCCTGGTCGGCCTGCTCGCGGTCGGGGGCGCGGCACTCATCTCGCCGCCGGCCGCCGGCGTGCTCGCGGTGGGCCTGCTGGTCGCCGGCGTGGCACTGCCCGCGCTGGCCACCCGGCTCACCCGCCGGGCCGCCGACGAGGTGGCCCCGCTACGCGGCGCGCTCGCGGTCGACGCGGTCGACCTCACCCACGGCGCCGCCGACCTGGCCGCCTTCGGCGCGACCGACGCCGCCCTGGCCGCCGCCGAGGGGCGGGCCGGGCGACTGGCCCGGCTGGAGCGCCGGCTCGCCGCCGTCGGCTTCGCGGTGGACGCGACCGGCGTGCTGGTGGGCGGCCTCACCGCCGCCGCGGTGGTGGTCGTGGCGCTGCGCGCGGGCGTGGGCGGGGTGCTGGTCGGCGTCCTCGCCGTCGGCACGCTGGCCGCCGTCGAGGTGGCGCTCGCCCTGGTCGCGGCGGCCCGGCAACGCACCCAGCTCCGGGCCGGGCTGGCCCGCGTCGCCGACCTGCTCACCGAACCGGCCGCGACGGAACCGGTCGGCGTCACGGGACCGGTCGGCGTCACGGGACCGGTCGGCGTCACGGAACCGGTCGGCGCGGCGGGGCCCGTCACCGGCGGCCACGACGTGCGGTTCGAGGACGTGACGATCCGCTACCGGGCCGGAGCCGCACCGGCCCTGGCCGGGTTCGACCTCGACCTGCCGGCCGGTTGCCGGGTGGCCGTGGTCGGCCCGAGCGGCGCCGGCAAGAGCACGCTGGCCGCCGCGCTCACCGGCGCGGTACGCCCCGCCGCCGGCCGGGTCACCGTCGGCGGCGTACCGGTGTCCGAGCACCCGGCCGACCGGCTTCCCCGGATCGTCGGCGGCCTGCTCGCCGAGGCGTACGTCTTCCACGCGACGGTGCGGGAGAACCTGCTTCTCGGCCGCCCCGACGCCGGCGAGGCGGACCTGACCGACGCGGCCCGCGCCGCCGGGCTGCTCGACTGGGTACGCGACCAACCCGAGGGCTGGGACACCGTGGTCGGCGAGCAGGGCGGGCAGCTCTCCGGCGGCCAGCGGCAGCGGCTGGCGCTGGCCCGGGCGCTGCTGGCCGCGCCACCGGTGCTGGTGCTCGACGAGCCGACCGAGGGGCTCGACCCGGCGGCGGCCGACGCGGTGCTCGACTCCGCGCTGGCCGCCACCCCCGCCGGGCACTCGGTGCTGCTGATCAGCCACCGGCTCAGTGGCCTGGCCGGGTTGGACGAGATCCTGGTGCTGGAGGGTGGCCGGGTGGTGCAGCGCGGCCGGCACGAGGAATTGGTGGCGCGCCCGGGCTGGTACCGGGAGCAGTGGCTGCGCCAGGAGGCGGCCGAGCGCGGCTACCTCGCGCTCGCCCCCTGA
- a CDS encoding aldehyde dehydrogenase family protein gives MSERVAVRKTYKLFIGGKFPRSESGRSYLVQDSNVSLASRKDARDAVVAARAAVKGWAGATAYNRGQILYRVAEMLEGRRDQFVALGAPADEVDAAIDRWVWYAGWSDKLPQVYGGANPVAGPYFNLSAPEPTGVVAAVAPEAPALLGLVSVIAPAIVTGNTVVVAASPAAPLAAVTLAEVLATSDLPGGVVNILTGRLAETVPTLAAHMDVNAVDLTGVADAELAAELEVKAAENLKRVLRPAPADHDWHADPGLTRMTTLLETKTVWHPKGV, from the coding sequence ATGTCTGAGCGGGTCGCGGTACGCAAGACGTACAAGCTCTTCATCGGCGGGAAGTTCCCGCGCAGCGAGTCGGGACGGTCGTATCTCGTGCAGGACTCCAACGTGTCGCTGGCCTCCCGCAAGGACGCCCGGGACGCCGTCGTCGCCGCGCGCGCCGCGGTGAAGGGCTGGGCCGGGGCGACCGCGTACAACCGGGGTCAGATCCTCTACCGGGTGGCCGAGATGCTGGAGGGCCGGCGCGACCAGTTCGTCGCGCTCGGCGCCCCGGCCGACGAGGTCGACGCCGCGATCGACCGCTGGGTCTGGTACGCCGGCTGGTCGGACAAGCTCCCCCAGGTCTACGGCGGCGCGAACCCGGTCGCCGGCCCGTACTTCAACCTGTCCGCGCCGGAGCCGACGGGCGTGGTGGCCGCGGTGGCCCCCGAGGCCCCGGCGTTGCTCGGTCTGGTCAGTGTGATCGCCCCGGCGATCGTCACCGGCAACACGGTGGTGGTGGCCGCCTCCCCGGCGGCGCCGCTGGCGGCGGTGACCCTGGCCGAGGTGCTGGCCACCTCCGACCTGCCCGGCGGCGTGGTCAACATCCTGACCGGCCGGCTCGCCGAGACGGTGCCGACGCTGGCCGCGCACATGGACGTCAACGCCGTCGACCTGACCGGTGTCGCCGACGCCGAGCTGGCGGCGGAGCTGGAGGTCAAGGCCGCGGAGAACCTCAAGCGGGTGCTCCGGCCGGCCCCGGCGGACCACGACTGGCACGCCGATCCGGGTCTGACCCGGATGACCACGCTGCTGGAGACCAAGACCGTCTGGCACCCGAAGGGCGTCTGA
- the cydD gene encoding thiol reductant ABC exporter subunit CydD codes for MNRRPFDPRLLRRVPAARRDLAVLAVLGGLTALLVVAQATALATLLATAIDGRLHRPALAWFVAAVAARALVSWAQGTVAARAAATVKAALRADLLRAVGRHGPTWVAGRRAGQLATLAGRGLDALDPYFTGYLPQLVLSVTVPAAVLARIVFADWSSALIIVLTIPLIPIFGALLGWQAQAATERQWRRLSLLGGHFLDMVAGLPTLRAFGRARAQVDVVRRMADGHRQATMKTLRIAFLSALVLELVATLSVALVAVPVGIRLLGGGITLSTALLVLLLTPEAYLPLRAAGSRFHASMEGLTALDEALTLSATDAPIEPTAAGRAAPDGRGEIRFEGVTVAYDRTTALRDVTLTIRPGDRVAVIGPSGAGKSTLLNLLLGFVRPTSGRITVDGADLAEVDPDAWRRELAWVPQRAHLFAGSLADNIRLGAPDTPDDVLAAAVTDAALDEVVDALPDGLDTRLGERGHGLSSGQRQRVALARAFLRDAPLVLLDEPTARLDSASEAVVLSATRRLVAGRTALLVAHRPALLADADRILRVEDGRVTELRPTTTGPAVTR; via the coding sequence GTGAACCGCCGCCCGTTCGACCCGCGTCTGCTGCGTCGGGTCCCCGCGGCCCGGCGCGACCTCGCCGTGCTCGCGGTGCTGGGCGGGCTGACCGCGCTGCTGGTGGTGGCCCAGGCCACCGCCCTGGCCACGCTGCTGGCGACCGCGATCGACGGGCGGCTGCACCGGCCGGCGCTGGCGTGGTTCGTGGCGGCGGTGGCCGCCCGGGCGCTGGTGAGCTGGGCCCAGGGCACGGTGGCGGCGCGGGCCGCGGCCACGGTCAAGGCGGCGCTGCGCGCGGACCTGCTGCGCGCGGTCGGCCGGCACGGCCCCACCTGGGTCGCCGGCCGGCGGGCCGGGCAACTGGCCACCCTGGCCGGGCGAGGGCTGGACGCGCTCGACCCCTACTTCACCGGCTACCTGCCGCAGCTGGTGCTGAGCGTGACGGTGCCGGCGGCGGTGCTGGCCCGGATCGTGTTCGCGGACTGGAGCTCGGCGCTGATCATCGTGCTCACCATCCCGCTCATCCCGATCTTCGGGGCGCTGCTCGGCTGGCAGGCGCAGGCCGCCACCGAGCGGCAGTGGCGGCGGCTGTCGCTGCTCGGCGGGCACTTCCTGGACATGGTGGCCGGGCTGCCCACGCTGCGCGCGTTCGGCCGGGCCCGGGCCCAGGTCGACGTGGTGCGCCGGATGGCCGACGGCCACCGCCAGGCCACCATGAAGACGCTGCGCATCGCGTTCCTGTCCGCGCTGGTGCTGGAGCTGGTCGCCACGCTCTCCGTCGCGCTGGTCGCGGTGCCGGTCGGCATCCGGCTGCTCGGCGGCGGGATCACACTCTCCACCGCGCTGCTCGTGCTGCTGCTCACCCCGGAGGCGTACCTGCCGTTGCGGGCGGCCGGCAGCCGGTTCCACGCCAGCATGGAGGGGCTCACCGCGCTGGACGAGGCGCTCACGCTCTCCGCGACCGACGCGCCGATCGAACCCACCGCCGCCGGGCGCGCGGCCCCGGACGGCCGCGGCGAGATCCGCTTCGAGGGCGTGACCGTCGCGTACGACCGGACGACCGCGCTGCGCGACGTCACGCTGACCATCCGGCCCGGCGACCGGGTGGCCGTCATCGGGCCCAGCGGCGCGGGCAAGAGCACGCTGCTCAACCTGCTGCTCGGCTTCGTCCGCCCGACCAGCGGGCGGATCACCGTCGACGGCGCCGACCTGGCCGAGGTCGACCCGGACGCGTGGCGCCGCGAGCTGGCCTGGGTGCCGCAGCGGGCCCACCTGTTCGCCGGTTCGCTGGCCGACAACATCCGGCTCGGCGCGCCGGACACCCCGGACGACGTGCTGGCCGCCGCGGTGACCGACGCGGCGCTGGACGAGGTGGTCGACGCGCTGCCCGACGGGCTCGACACCCGGCTCGGCGAGCGCGGCCACGGCCTGTCCAGCGGGCAGCGGCAACGCGTGGCGCTGGCCCGGGCGTTCCTCCGCGACGCGCCTCTGGTGCTGCTCGACGAACCGACCGCCCGGCTGGACAGCGCCAGCGAGGCGGTGGTCCTGAGCGCCACCCGGCGGCTGGTCGCCGGCCGGACCGCGCTGCTGGTCGCGCACCGGCCCGCACTGCTGGCCGACGCCGACCGGATCCTGCGCGTCGAGGACGGCCGGGTCACCGAACTCCGCCCGACGACCACCGGCCCGGCGGTGACCCGGTGA
- a CDS encoding M56 family metallopeptidase, translated as MAYAVHFAATILACWLTAQVLAAARWTWRAPRVAIVCWQAVGLALGLSAMGLPMAVGLAAYDRPTGGALLALADDLAHGTLPAGVGAAHLSLVGVGFGIGAVLLTTTVRSVHGAVRAQRRHRELLTLVARRDPTIPGALVLDHPSAAAYCLPGVKPRVVVSAGTVSLLDPAELAAVLTHERAHAQERHDLVLLPFTALCRALPWFRWVRDAHERVALLVEMRADDKARELHAEEPLAGALRRFAAAGHRVTPAGTLGLGDRDLDVRVQRLLVADRPPRVLGATALAVAGTLVFLPVSLFLS; from the coding sequence GTGGCGTACGCCGTGCACTTCGCCGCGACCATCCTGGCCTGCTGGCTGACCGCGCAGGTCCTCGCCGCCGCGCGCTGGACGTGGCGCGCGCCCCGGGTGGCGATCGTCTGCTGGCAGGCGGTCGGGTTGGCGCTCGGGCTCTCCGCGATGGGGCTGCCGATGGCGGTCGGTCTCGCCGCGTACGACCGGCCGACCGGCGGCGCGCTGCTGGCGCTCGCCGACGACCTGGCCCACGGCACGCTGCCGGCCGGTGTGGGCGCGGCGCATCTCAGCCTGGTCGGGGTCGGTTTCGGCATCGGTGCGGTGCTGCTCACCACGACCGTGCGCAGCGTGCACGGCGCGGTGCGGGCGCAGCGCCGGCACCGGGAGCTGCTCACCCTGGTCGCCCGGCGCGACCCGACGATTCCCGGCGCGCTGGTGCTCGACCACCCGAGCGCGGCGGCCTACTGCCTGCCCGGGGTGAAGCCCCGGGTGGTGGTGAGCGCCGGCACGGTCAGTCTGCTCGACCCGGCGGAGCTGGCGGCGGTGCTGACCCACGAGCGGGCACACGCCCAGGAGCGGCACGATCTGGTGCTGCTGCCGTTCACCGCGCTCTGCCGGGCGCTGCCCTGGTTCCGCTGGGTGCGCGACGCGCACGAGCGGGTGGCGCTGCTGGTCGAGATGCGCGCCGACGACAAGGCTCGCGAGCTGCACGCGGAGGAGCCGCTGGCCGGCGCGCTGCGCCGGTTCGCCGCCGCCGGGCACCGGGTCACGCCGGCCGGCACGCTCGGTCTGGGCGACCGTGACCTCGACGTACGGGTGCAGCGGCTGCTGGTCGCGGACCGCCCGCCGCGGGTGCTCGGCGCGACGGCGCTGGCCGTCGCCGGCACGCTGGTGTTCCTGCCGGTCTCCCTCTTCCTGAGCTGA
- a CDS encoding permease prefix domain 1-containing protein, with protein sequence MRVDQGAGVEGRLRELSGRLHGPTRLKADLLTEARHALEDAVEAYREGGLPRAEAERRAVAEFGSAAQLVPGYQAELAAGALRGLALRTLAVAVVLMSAGDLTWRGSSWSAGPRPPSGYLLLSAALNGIWAVVAGLALLGLLLGALAARRGSPRLVRSARAVGFGLTGGLLLGALAGGALFGWSVRLWDAALTWPPMIVGAVVVSAAWFALARAARWWLLSNRVPRPAG encoded by the coding sequence ATGCGGGTGGATCAGGGGGCAGGGGTCGAGGGCCGGCTGCGCGAGTTGTCCGGGCGGCTGCACGGGCCGACCCGGCTCAAGGCCGACCTGCTGACCGAGGCGCGGCACGCGCTGGAGGACGCCGTCGAGGCGTACCGGGAGGGGGGTCTGCCGCGGGCGGAGGCCGAGCGGCGGGCGGTGGCCGAGTTCGGCAGCGCCGCCCAGCTCGTGCCCGGCTACCAGGCCGAGCTGGCCGCCGGGGCGCTGCGCGGGTTGGCCCTGCGCACGCTGGCGGTGGCGGTGGTGCTCATGTCCGCCGGCGACCTGACCTGGCGGGGGTCGAGCTGGAGCGCCGGGCCCCGGCCGCCGTCGGGCTACCTGCTGCTCTCCGCCGCGTTGAACGGCATCTGGGCGGTGGTCGCCGGGCTGGCCCTGCTGGGGCTGCTGCTCGGCGCGCTGGCCGCCCGGCGGGGCTCGCCGCGGCTGGTCCGGTCGGCCCGCGCGGTCGGCTTCGGGCTGACCGGTGGGCTGCTGCTCGGCGCGCTCGCCGGGGGCGCCCTGTTCGGCTGGTCGGTGCGCCTCTGGGACGCCGCGCTGACCTGGCCCCCGATGATCGTCGGCGCGGTGGTGGTCTCGGCCGCCTGGTTCGCCCTGGCCCGGGCGGCGCGGTGGTGGCTGCTCAGCAACCGCGTCCCGCGGCCGGCCGGGTGA
- a CDS encoding aldehyde dehydrogenase family protein: protein MFEYAPAPESRSVVDIKPSYGLFVDGAFVDPTDGGSFKSVNPASEEVLAEIAEAGNEDVDRAVRAARQAYEKVWGPMPGRDRAKYLFRIARIIQERSRELAVLESLDNGKPIKESRDVDLPLVAAHFFYYAGWADKLPYAGFGPDPKPLGVAAQVIPWNFPLLMLAWKIAPALAAGNTVVLKPAETTPLTALLFAEICQQADLPAGVVNIVTGAGDTGRALVEHPGVDKVAFTGSTDVGKAIARAVAGTRKKLTLELGGKAANIVFDDAPIDQAVEGIVNGIFFNQGHVCCAGSRLLVQESVADQVLESLKRRMAQLRVGDPLDKNTDIGAINSAAQLAKIRELSEIGAAEGAERWSPPCELPERGFWFAPTIFTGVTQAHRIAREEIFGPVLSVLTFRTPAEAVEKANNTPYGLSAGIWTDKGSRILWTADRLRAGVVWANTFNKFDPTSPFGGYKESGYGREGGRHGLEGYLNV, encoded by the coding sequence ATGTTCGAATACGCACCCGCCCCCGAGTCCCGCTCGGTGGTGGACATCAAGCCCTCGTACGGGCTGTTCGTCGACGGCGCGTTCGTCGACCCCACCGACGGCGGCAGCTTCAAGTCGGTCAACCCGGCCTCCGAGGAGGTCCTGGCCGAGATCGCCGAGGCCGGCAACGAGGACGTGGACCGCGCGGTCCGCGCCGCGCGCCAGGCGTACGAGAAGGTGTGGGGCCCGATGCCGGGCCGGGACCGGGCCAAGTACCTGTTCCGGATCGCCCGGATCATCCAGGAGCGCTCCCGCGAGCTGGCCGTGCTGGAGTCGCTGGACAACGGCAAGCCGATCAAGGAGTCCCGCGACGTCGACCTCCCGCTGGTCGCCGCGCACTTCTTCTACTACGCCGGCTGGGCGGACAAGCTGCCCTACGCCGGCTTCGGCCCCGACCCGAAGCCGCTCGGCGTGGCCGCGCAGGTCATCCCGTGGAACTTCCCGCTGCTCATGCTGGCCTGGAAGATCGCCCCGGCGCTGGCCGCCGGCAACACGGTGGTGCTCAAGCCGGCCGAGACCACCCCGCTGACCGCGCTGCTGTTCGCCGAGATCTGCCAGCAGGCCGACCTGCCGGCCGGCGTGGTCAACATCGTCACCGGCGCCGGCGACACCGGCCGCGCGCTGGTCGAGCACCCGGGCGTGGACAAGGTCGCGTTCACCGGCTCCACCGACGTGGGCAAGGCCATCGCCCGCGCGGTCGCCGGCACCCGCAAGAAGCTCACCCTGGAGCTGGGCGGCAAGGCCGCCAACATCGTCTTCGACGACGCCCCGATCGACCAGGCGGTCGAGGGGATCGTCAACGGCATCTTCTTCAACCAGGGGCACGTCTGCTGCGCCGGGTCCCGGCTGCTGGTCCAGGAGTCGGTCGCCGACCAGGTGCTGGAGTCGCTCAAGCGCCGGATGGCCCAGCTGCGGGTCGGTGACCCGCTGGACAAGAACACCGACATCGGCGCGATCAACTCGGCCGCCCAGCTGGCGAAGATCCGCGAGCTGTCCGAGATCGGCGCCGCCGAGGGGGCGGAGCGCTGGTCGCCGCCGTGCGAGCTGCCCGAGCGCGGCTTCTGGTTCGCGCCGACCATCTTCACCGGGGTCACCCAGGCGCACCGGATCGCCCGCGAGGAGATCTTCGGCCCGGTGCTGTCCGTGCTCACCTTCCGCACCCCGGCGGAGGCCGTCGAGAAGGCCAACAACACGCCGTACGGGCTGTCGGCCGGCATCTGGACCGACAAGGGTTCCCGGATCCTGTGGACCGCCGACCGGCTGCGCGCCGGCGTGGTCTGGGCCAACACGTTCAACAAGTTCGACCCGACCTCGCCGTTCGGCGGCTACAAGGAGTCGGGTTACGGTCGCGAGGGCGGCCGGCACGGGCTGGAGGGGTACCTCAATGTCTGA
- a CDS encoding cytochrome d ubiquinol oxidase subunit II — protein MELAWYALLGLFFATYLVLGGYDYGVGLLLARRADQAARRATLTAVGPFFLGNEVWLVAAVGILFGAFPTLEGELLSGFYPAVLGALAGVVLVTAGVQLRSRSVAGSARAGWDRVVVVGSVLAALGWGALLGGLLQGVPLTADGHVAGAGHLVTPFVAAAALTVLALVALHGATFLTLRLPAADAPALARVARGLVPAALTAVATATVLGLLSDRVRAAVGRPAVAVLLPLALVAALLVARAALRRGRAGVAFAATATALALPAPLVGAALWPRILVSTTDPAASLAVADAAASRPTLALLGWLVLPLVPALLGFQAMCWWVFRGRTDGRAPVYW, from the coding sequence GTGGAACTCGCCTGGTACGCCCTGCTCGGCCTCTTCTTCGCCACCTACCTGGTGCTCGGCGGCTACGACTACGGCGTCGGCCTGCTGCTCGCCCGGCGCGCGGACCAGGCCGCCCGCCGGGCGACGCTCACCGCCGTGGGGCCGTTCTTCCTCGGCAACGAGGTCTGGCTGGTCGCCGCCGTCGGCATCCTGTTCGGCGCCTTCCCCACGCTGGAGGGCGAGCTGCTCTCCGGCTTCTACCCGGCGGTGCTCGGCGCGCTGGCCGGCGTCGTGCTGGTGACCGCCGGGGTGCAGCTGCGTAGCCGGTCGGTCGCCGGCTCCGCCCGCGCCGGCTGGGACCGGGTCGTGGTGGTCGGCAGCGTGCTGGCCGCGCTCGGCTGGGGTGCCCTGCTCGGCGGGCTGCTCCAGGGGGTGCCGCTCACCGCCGACGGGCACGTGGCCGGCGCCGGCCACCTCGTCACCCCGTTCGTGGCCGCCGCCGCGCTCACCGTGCTGGCGCTGGTCGCGCTGCACGGTGCGACCTTCCTCACGCTCCGGCTGCCGGCCGCCGACGCGCCGGCGCTCGCCCGGGTCGCCCGCGGCCTGGTGCCCGCCGCGCTCACCGCGGTCGCCACGGCCACCGTCCTGGGGCTGCTCTCCGACCGGGTACGCGCCGCCGTGGGGCGGCCGGCGGTCGCCGTACTCCTGCCGTTGGCGCTGGTGGCGGCACTGCTGGTGGCCCGCGCGGCGCTGCGCCGGGGCCGCGCCGGGGTGGCCTTCGCAGCGACCGCGACGGCGCTGGCGCTCCCGGCGCCCCTGGTCGGGGCCGCGCTCTGGCCCCGGATCCTGGTCTCCACGACGGACCCGGCGGCCTCGCTCGCGGTCGCCGACGCGGCGGCGAGCCGCCCGACGCTGGCGCTGCTGGGCTGGCTGGTGCTGCCGCTCGTGCCGGCCCTACTAGGCTTTCAGGCGATGTGCTGGTGGGTGTTCCGAGGACGGACCGACGGCCGGGCACCGGTGTACTGGTGA